The window TTACGCAACTCAGTTTAATTCTATTGAGCTGAATGCTACTTTCTACGGAATGCCTACGCCTGATCAGGTAACTACATGGAAAGAAAAAACGCCGTCAGATTTTAAATTTTTCCCAAAAATCACCAATACCGTTTCCCATTTCAGAAGATTGATTGATGTGACGGATCCTGTTACACAGTTTGCATCTTCCGTTATTAATTTTGATGAGAAACTGGGAATGGCTTTCCTTCAGCTTCATGATAATTTTAAGCCGAAGGATTATGACAGGCTGGAAAAGTTTGTAAAGGAGTGGCCTAAAGAAGTTCCGCTGGCCATTGAGCTCAGAAATACAGAATGGTTTACCGATGAAGAAATTCTGAATACCACCTGTGAACTTTTTGAAGCCCACAACATCACTAATATTATTGTAGATACCGCAGGAAGAAGAGATATGCTTCATATGCGTCTTACAACTCCCAATGCATTTATCCGCTATGTAGGAGCCAATGCAGAAAGTGACTATGAAAGGCTGGACGACTGGTTGAAGCATCTTACCCGATGGAAAAAAGAAGGACTACAGAATCTTTACTTTTTCGTACACCAGAATATTGAAAAAGCGTCTCCTTTATTATCTGCTTATTTCATTAAGAAAGTGAATGAGGAATGGAAAACAGATATTCATATTCCACAAATGGCTACAGAGAGTACAGGAACACTTTTTTAAGTGATATTGTGTTTATTTAATAGAATAATTTCGATATCTCTTTTAAACTGCAGTTTCTTTCCATTTCCTGACGAAAAAATTCGTAAATTAGAGTATAATGTTTTTCATCAATCATTATACTTTAAAAAACATAAATCATGGGAAAGGAAATTTGTACTATCAGTATTACCAATAACTGGCTTGGTGATGAATATATTTTTTATGACGATGATACCATAAAAAGAGTATATGACAGCCACAGTCTGAACTCCAATAAAACGGAGTGGATTGCCCCAAAAAGTATTAATAAACATACTAAAGACAAGCTGATCAGAGCCTGCCCTGAAGATTGTAAAGAACAGGTCATGCATATTCTTGATTACCCGTAAACAAAAAGGGAATGAGACTTTTATAGCTCATCCCCTTTTTTATTTATTTTTCCGAAGAAGCAATACCAGGTTGAGAAACAACAGAAGGAAATCCAGCGTAATCCAGATACCCTGTTTTGTATTTTCATAGTTGTAAGCATCGATCTGTTTTTTGGCAGTATCAGAAAGCTTCATGCTCTGATTGATGTAATTCTGAACCTCCACAATCTGATCAATATTTTTATTGGGTACGGAATGCTGTGAAAAGTAGACCAGGTTTTTCTTTCCGAGATATCCTGCAATCCAGTATTCATCAGACTTGTCCATTTTCAGATATTCTATTCTGTAATATTCCGGACGTATTTTCCCGATATGTTTGGGCTCAAGGGTTGTACTTCTGTCGGTTTTATTTACATTAATCATGTAAAAATCTAATGCCTGAGGAAGTTTATTAACCACCTGCAGTCCCACAGAATTGTCTACGAACGCCACCGCACTTTTCTTAATAAACCAGTAGGTAAAAACAGATATTGAAAAGACCAGTGTTACAATACGAAACAGCTTTGCCCACCTCGCTATACTTCCTGATTTTACCTTAAACAGGATCAAAGAAAGAACAGAAGCCAGAAATATTATAAAAATAATGAGTGTCATATTTTACAAAGATACTTCTTATCTCTATTTTATCTATATTTGCGCCCATATTTTTAATTTTAAATAACCATGAAAAAAACGTTCTCGGTATTCCTATCATTCTGTATCGTGCTTATTTCTGCACAGATAAAATTCGAAAAAGGATATATTATTGGCAGTAATGATGTAAAAAAGGAAGTCCTCATCAAAAACCAGGGATGGGCCAATAACCCGGACAGTTTCTCTTACAAAACGGATGAAACATCTGGAGAAAGTATAGGAAATCCCGCTACAATAAAAGAATTTGGTATCTATAATGATGTAAAGTATGTTACTTACAACGGTGACATTGATTACTCGTCTGATAATACCGGAGATCTTTCTTCCATCAAGGAGCCGGAATTTAAAAAAGCTTCAGTATTCCTTAAAGAAATTGCAACGGGTAAAAAAAATCTGTATTCTTACCAGGGACGCAATGTAATAAGATTCTTTTATTCTGATTCAGATTCTTCTATCAAGCCATTGATTTATAAAAAATACTTTTTTAATGGAAATAACCTTCAGGTGGCAACCAATGAAGAATACATTGATCAATTGAAGACCTTATTTTCAGATGATAATACACTCCAGGCTACCGCTTCCAAAACAAAATACACAAGTAGTGACCTGAAGAAAATGTTTTCCGCATATAACAGTAAATTTTCCGGTGCTACCAACGATGGAACTATTTCTGATACTCAAAGAGATTCAAAATTTAATTTAGCGGTTAGACCCGGTCTCAATTTTTATTCACCCTTAGAAATAACAAAAACCCTCAGTAATGAAGGTGCTCCTTCAAAAACAGGATTCAGGATTGGGGTTGAGGCAGAAATTGTATTACCTTTCAACAGAGGCAAGTGGTCAGTGGTAGCTGAGCCTACATTCTCGCTTTACAATAATAAGACGGCTGTAAGAACTACCAATGGTAATTTATACAACATTAATGTAGAGAATTACTCATTTATCAGTATTCCTTTAAGTGTAAGACACTATATGTTCATCAATGATAAATCTAAAATTTTTATCAATGCCGGTATTAATCTCCTGACTCTGAAAACAAGTTCAGCAAAGGACTTCTCTGTGGATTATGACGGATATGTATTTGACAGATTAAAACTATCTTCATCTCAGGCTTTCAAAAGCGCCTTATTTGGAATAGGATACAATTATAAAAACAAATACATTATTGAGGCAAGATATAATACAGGCATGAATTTATTTGAAGAAAAGGGTGCTGAAGCAAACCTAAAGTACGCTTCCATCATTTTAGGATATAATATTTTCTAATCTACATTCCATTCTTTATAAAACTGGTCGAGGAAATTCAGCATATAATGATGTCTTTCTTCGGCCATTTTTTTTCCTTTTGGGGTATTCATCATATCTTTTAGAAGTAACAGCTTCTCATAGAAATGATTGATGGTGGTTCCGTTAGATTTTTTATATTCTTCCTTAGACATACCCAGTTTAGGTTTTATATCCGGATGATACATCAGATTATTCTTAAAACCTCCGAAGTTGAATGTTCTGGCAATGCCAATAGCTCCTATGGCATCAATACGGTCTGCATCCTGTACGATCTGCAATTCAATGGGAGGATTTACCGGTGCCTGATCTCTGTTTTTGAACGAAATATTTTCGATTACAAATAAAACCTTCTGAATGGTTTCTTCAGAAACATTCTGTTCTTCAAGAAATATTCTGGAGATTTTGGGAGCAATGGTTTCATCTCCGTTATGGAATTTAGGATCTGCAATATCATGAAGAAGTGCAGACAGTTCCACTACTTCTTTGTCGCAATTTTCTGTTTCTGCGATCTGAGCTGCCAGCTTCCAGACTCTCTCAATATGGAACCAGTCATGTCCGGCTTCTGCTCCTTCTAATTTTTCTTTTACAAACGCTACAGTGTTGTCAATTGTACTTTTCATTGATCTATCAGTTCATTTAATATAATATCCCAGAGTTTGCTGTTGTAACTTCTAAAAAAATTGATATGTCCGATTTCTTTTTTATCAGATTCTGAAACGGTCACTAATCTGTAAGTAGGCTTAAGGTTAGGATAGGTATCGTTTAATAGACTTAGTACACCTTTTTCTGTAAGCCAGATATCATCTTCTGCCCGGATTACAAATACTTTCTGGGTCAGATTTTCGGAGAAATTCTCAATTTTTTCCAACAGCCTGTTGGTTGATTTCCTGTTTAAAATTAAGGTTCTCCAGTCATATGCGCAATTTTTTGGAAGACTTTCTCCCAATCCGAACCAATGTGCCGGAAAATACCCTAATAATGAAGTGGTTAACGGCTGGGCTATCCCAAACCCCAAATAGGCCTCCACTTTTGTCATTCCTTTCAGGTTTCCAACGAAAGCATTCTGTGTCCCTACAAAAACAAATTCTTCAAATATTTGGGAATCTTCATTCATACCGAGAATCAAAGCCCCTACTGAATGACCTAAACAGTATTTTTGGTACTCTTTAAAGTGCGCTTTAATATATTGGGTTAAAGCTTTATAATCTTTGGAGCCCCACAGTCTCATGGAGCCCTGAAATCCTCTCATATTTTTCGGCTTGGAAAGTCCTATTCCCCTGTAATCATAGGTGATTACTGTAAAGCCCTGTTCAGCAAAATAGCTGGCAAAGGAAAAATAGACCTGCTGTTTTACTCCGGTTGCTGAATTGATCAGCAGTAATTTCCCATTGCCCTTCTCTGGTTTAAAAAGATGTACGGCAAGGGAAGCATGGTCTTCTGTGGTCAGTATTCGTTTTTCCATAATATCAAAAGAAAAAAATCCACTATAAAAGTGGACATTTTACTTATATTTTTATGTTAAGTTTCAGACTTTTGATATGTCGTAAATAGCTTTAAGAAATGAAGTCTGAGATTCTCGGCAGTCCTGTCTGAGAGCCTTTACCTCCGGATACTCTTGATGAGACTTCATTCCCGAATTT of the Chryseobacterium aureum genome contains:
- a CDS encoding DUF72 domain-containing protein, whose product is MKFGQVEDPSKIDFTLPEDHPRTKEILALNKKGLENISIGCAKWNKTDLKGFYPKGTKDELTYYATQFNSIELNATFYGMPTPDQVTTWKEKTPSDFKFFPKITNTVSHFRRLIDVTDPVTQFASSVINFDEKLGMAFLQLHDNFKPKDYDRLEKFVKEWPKEVPLAIELRNTEWFTDEEILNTTCELFEAHNITNIIVDTAGRRDMLHMRLTTPNAFIRYVGANAESDYERLDDWLKHLTRWKKEGLQNLYFFVHQNIEKASPLLSAYFIKKVNEEWKTDIHIPQMATESTGTLF
- a CDS encoding outer membrane beta-barrel protein, which translates into the protein MKKTFSVFLSFCIVLISAQIKFEKGYIIGSNDVKKEVLIKNQGWANNPDSFSYKTDETSGESIGNPATIKEFGIYNDVKYVTYNGDIDYSSDNTGDLSSIKEPEFKKASVFLKEIATGKKNLYSYQGRNVIRFFYSDSDSSIKPLIYKKYFFNGNNLQVATNEEYIDQLKTLFSDDNTLQATASKTKYTSSDLKKMFSAYNSKFSGATNDGTISDTQRDSKFNLAVRPGLNFYSPLEITKTLSNEGAPSKTGFRIGVEAEIVLPFNRGKWSVVAEPTFSLYNNKTAVRTTNGNLYNINVENYSFISIPLSVRHYMFINDKSKIFINAGINLLTLKTSSAKDFSVDYDGYVFDRLKLSSSQAFKSALFGIGYNYKNKYIIEARYNTGMNLFEEKGAEANLKYASIILGYNIF
- a CDS encoding alpha/beta hydrolase family protein is translated as MEKRILTTEDHASLAVHLFKPEKGNGKLLLINSATGVKQQVYFSFASYFAEQGFTVITYDYRGIGLSKPKNMRGFQGSMRLWGSKDYKALTQYIKAHFKEYQKYCLGHSVGALILGMNEDSQIFEEFVFVGTQNAFVGNLKGMTKVEAYLGFGIAQPLTTSLLGYFPAHWFGLGESLPKNCAYDWRTLILNRKSTNRLLEKIENFSENLTQKVFVIRAEDDIWLTEKGVLSLLNDTYPNLKPTYRLVTVSESDKKEIGHINFFRSYNSKLWDIILNELIDQ
- a CDS encoding HD domain-containing protein; the protein is MKSTIDNTVAFVKEKLEGAEAGHDWFHIERVWKLAAQIAETENCDKEVVELSALLHDIADPKFHNGDETIAPKISRIFLEEQNVSEETIQKVLFVIENISFKNRDQAPVNPPIELQIVQDADRIDAIGAIGIARTFNFGGFKNNLMYHPDIKPKLGMSKEEYKKSNGTTINHFYEKLLLLKDMMNTPKGKKMAEERHHYMLNFLDQFYKEWNVD